From a single Scylla paramamosain isolate STU-SP2022 chromosome 28, ASM3559412v1, whole genome shotgun sequence genomic region:
- the LOC135115069 gene encoding uncharacterized protein LOC135115069, translating to MKSTETECKDKWRHLRSNFMRERRNISAKTSGSGNTETRKWVYYDAMQFLIPHETPRPTSSNVPTPPDEDTCHEAEDAPQDSSPSVVIETPDNVSPQEAASNTETCEDRSTAKPILPMSKKTSVTKKRSRDTADEIDVRFLEELKLLREQSSTQNVTDPDHQFLLSLLPMMKKLSPSDNMDIKIEIYETFRRKMFKPAPTVQYGYWTDQNQSYTPSPCTSNSFSVSCPLSSLHQ from the exons ATGAAGAGTACAG AAACCGAATGTAAGGACAAATGGCGCCACCTGAGAAGCAACTtcatgagggaaaggagaaatattAGTGCCAAAACATCTGGATCAGGTAATACCGAAACAAGGAAGTGGGTGTACTATGATGCCATGCAATTTCTGATCCCTCATGAGACGCCACGACCAACATCTTCAAACGTCCCTACACCTCCTGATGAAGACACCTGTCATGAAGCGGAAGATGCACCTCAAGACTCTTCACCTTCTGTTGTCATCGAAACACCAGACAATGTATCTCCTCAAGAAGCAGCAAGTAATACCGAAACCTGTGAGGACCGCAGTACTGCCAAGCCTATTCTTCCCATGTCAAAGAAGACCAGTGTCACCAAGAAACGCAGCAGGGATACTGCAGATGAGATAGATGTGCGTTTTCTAGAAGAATTAAAGCTACTGAGAGAACAATCGTCTACACAAAATGTTACTGATCCAGATCACCAGTTCCTATTAAGCTTACTGCCTATGATGAAAAAACTGTCGCCAAGTGACAACATGGACATCAAAATTGAAATATATGAAACCTTTCGTAGAAAGATGTTTAAACCCGCCCCCACTGTCCAGTATGGCTACTGGACTGATCAGAATCAGTCATATACTCCCTCACCATGTACATCCAAT TCTTTCAGCGTGTCATGCCCACTCAGTTCACTTCACCAGTAG